A region from the Ammospiza nelsoni isolate bAmmNel1 chromosome 1, bAmmNel1.pri, whole genome shotgun sequence genome encodes:
- the INHBA gene encoding inhibin beta A chain: MSIRKPACLFLPLPNHSLYSQTKLPPSLIHSLTLGQSVLSLSLPLSVSLSYSETESELFSLTATNIYSTYCIQRGNLQTKLHRKLLVLVPENLLKRRKNKQTNKQTKPAPKKTVREGGGKAGPFKKGITTTFAARMPLLWKRGFLLVLCWIIVRSSPTPGSEGHSSVTDCPSCALATLSKDVPSSQPEMVEAVKKHILNMLHLRDRPNITQPVPKAALLNAIKKLHVGKVGEDGYVEIEDDVGRRAEMNEVVEQTSEIITFAESGTAKKMLHFEISKEGSELSVVEHAEVWLFLKVSKANRSRTKVTIRLFQQQRQPKGNSEGAEDTEDGGLKGEKSETLISEKAVDTRKSTWHIFPVSSSVQRLLDQGKNSLDVRIACDLCQETGANLVLLGKKKKKEDDGEGKEKEAGEFTGEEEKEQSHRPFLMMLARHSEDRQHRRRRRGLECDGKVNICCKKQFFVSFKDIGWSDWIIAPTGYHANYCEGECPSHIAGTSGSSLSFHSTVINHYRMRGHSPFANLKSCCVPTKLRPMSMLYYDDGQNIIKKDIQNMIVEECGCS; this comes from the exons ATGAGCATAAGGAAGCCAGCCTGCCTGTTCCTCCCCCTTCCTAATCATAGCCTTTACTCACAGACAaaactccctccctctctcaTTCACTCACTCACTTTAGGCCAATCcgtcctctctctctctctccctctctctgtgtctctctcCTACTCTGAGACAGAGTCAGAACTCTTCTCCCTGACAGCCACAAACATCTACAGCACTTATTGCATTCAGAGAGGGAACCTGCAAACaaaacttcacagaaaactTTTGGTTCTTGTTCCAGAGAATTtgctgaagagaaggaaaaacaaacaaacaaacaagcaaactaAACCAGCCCCCAAAAAAACTGTTCGTGAAGGGGGAGGAAAAGCAGGGCCTTTTAAAAAGGGAATCACAACAACTTTTGCTGCCAGGATGCCTTTGCTTTGGAAGAGAGGATTTCTGTTGGTGCTTTGCTGGATTATAGTGAGGAGTTCCCCAACCCCAGGATCCGAGGGGCACAGTTCAGTCACTGACTGTCCATCATGTGCCCTTGCCACGCTCTCAAAGGATGTGCCCAGCTCACAGCCTGAGATGGTGGAAGCAGTAAAGAAGCACATACTGAACATGTTGCACTTGAGGGACAGACCTAATATCACCCAGCCAGTGCCCAAGGCAGCACTTTTAAATGCCATCAAAAAACTCCACGTGGGAAAGGTGGGAGAGGATGGTTATGTGGAAATAGAGGATGATGTTGGAAGAAGAGCCGAAATGAATGAAGTTGTGGAGCAAACCTCAGAAATCATCACTTTTGCAGAATCAG GCACAGCCAAGAAAATGTTGCACTTTGAGATTTCCAAGGAAGGCAGTGAATTATCGGTGGTGGAGCATGCTGAAGTGTGGCTCTTCCTGAAGGTCTCCAAGGCCAACCGGAGCAGGACAAAAGTCACCATCCGCCTGTTCCAACAGCAGCGACAGCCAAAAGGCAATTCTGAAGGAGCAGAAGATACAGAGGATGGGGGGCTGAAAGGTGAAAAGAGTGAGACTTTGATTTCAGAAAAGGCAGTGGACACTCGTAAGAGCACTTGGCACATCTTCCCTGTCTCCAGCAGTGTCCAGAGACTCCTGGACCAAGGCAAGAACTCTTTGGATGTGCGGATTGCCTGTGACCTTTGTCAAGAGACTGGAGCCAACCTGGTGCTACTGggcaagaagaagaaaaaggaagatgatggggaagggaaagaaaaggaagctgGAGAATTCACaggagaagaggagaaggagcaaTCACATCGGCCCTTCTTGATGATGCTTGCCCGGCACTCAGAGGATCGCCAGCACAGGCGGCGAAGACGAGGCCTGGAGTGTGATGGCAAAGTCAACATCTGCTGCAAGAAGCAGTTCTTTGTCAGCTTCAAGGACATAGGGTGGAGTGACTGGATCATTGCTCCTACAGGTTATCATGCCAACTACTGCGAAGGAGAGTGTCCCAGCCATATAGCAGGCACATCTGGCTCATCATTATCTTTCCACTCCACTGTCATCAACCACTACCGCATGCGGGGCCATAGCCCCTTTGCCAACCTCAAATCATGCTGTGTGCCCACCAAGCTCCGGCCTATGTCCATGCTCTACTATGACGATGGCCAGAACATCATTAAGAAAGACATACAGAATATGATTGTGGAGGAGTGTGGCTGTTCGTAG